Proteins encoded together in one Amblyomma americanum isolate KBUSLIRL-KWMA chromosome 1, ASM5285725v1, whole genome shotgun sequence window:
- the LOC144106896 gene encoding regulator of G-protein signaling 2-like isoform X1 encodes MPEVTSGSAVPPSQRQSSKKMSSSCITSEPQQEKLHKNCLIELLPANLLKRRQTPSVRPTPEEAKEWARSFRHLTSSKYGLALFHVFLAREYSEENIEFWLACEELKTCRPSKLSVKAQRIFDEFIAPHSPKEVNLDALTRAEVSASLAKRPDRSCLELAQRRVQGLLERDAYLRFLQCELYLELCRPPAP; translated from the exons ATGCCTGAGGTAACTTCGGGCTCGGCCGTGCCTCCTTCCCAGCGACAG agTTCAAAAAAGATGTCCTCCAGCTGCATAACCAGCGAGCCCCAGCAGGAGAAGCTGCACAAAAACTGCCT AATTGAGCTGCTCCCGGCGAACCTCCTGAAGAGACGCCAGACACCATCGGTGCGGCCCACTCCGGAAGAAGCCAAGGAATGGGCCAGATCCTTCCGACACCTGACTTCATCAAAGT ATGGTCTGGCACTCTTCCATGTGTTCCTGGCGAGGGAGTACAGCGAGGAGAACATCGAGTTCTGGCTGGCTTGCGAAGAGCTGAAGACCTGTCGTCCCAGCAAGCTCTCCGTCAAAGCGCAGCGGATCTTTGACGAGTTCATCGCACCGCACTCGCCGAAAGAG GTGAACCTGGACGCCCTGACGCGAGCAGAGGTGTCTGCCAGCCTGGCAAAGAGGCCCGACCGGAGCTGCCTAGAGCTGGCCCAGCGCCGCGTCCAGGGCCTGCTGGAGAGGGATGCCTACCTGCGCTTCCTTCAGTGCGAGCTGTACCTGGAGCTGTGCCGACCACCCGCGCCATAG
- the LOC144106896 gene encoding regulator of G-protein signaling 2-like isoform X2 has translation MSSSCITSEPQQEKLHKNCLIELLPANLLKRRQTPSVRPTPEEAKEWARSFRHLTSSKYGLALFHVFLAREYSEENIEFWLACEELKTCRPSKLSVKAQRIFDEFIAPHSPKEVNLDALTRAEVSASLAKRPDRSCLELAQRRVQGLLERDAYLRFLQCELYLELCRPPAP, from the exons ATGTCCTCCAGCTGCATAACCAGCGAGCCCCAGCAGGAGAAGCTGCACAAAAACTGCCT AATTGAGCTGCTCCCGGCGAACCTCCTGAAGAGACGCCAGACACCATCGGTGCGGCCCACTCCGGAAGAAGCCAAGGAATGGGCCAGATCCTTCCGACACCTGACTTCATCAAAGT ATGGTCTGGCACTCTTCCATGTGTTCCTGGCGAGGGAGTACAGCGAGGAGAACATCGAGTTCTGGCTGGCTTGCGAAGAGCTGAAGACCTGTCGTCCCAGCAAGCTCTCCGTCAAAGCGCAGCGGATCTTTGACGAGTTCATCGCACCGCACTCGCCGAAAGAG GTGAACCTGGACGCCCTGACGCGAGCAGAGGTGTCTGCCAGCCTGGCAAAGAGGCCCGACCGGAGCTGCCTAGAGCTGGCCCAGCGCCGCGTCCAGGGCCTGCTGGAGAGGGATGCCTACCTGCGCTTCCTTCAGTGCGAGCTGTACCTGGAGCTGTGCCGACCACCCGCGCCATAG